DNA from Algisphaera agarilytica:
GGAAGAAGAGCCGTTCAAAGTATGTAAGCAGTTGGACATTAATTAAGGATAACTCAAAATCACGTCTTGTCGACCACAATAACACTTATTGTTGTAGACAATTTTCAATTGTTAACCTATTTTAACTGCCTTATCGCACCCAAAAAACGCTCCATTCCCAGGCGATCAATCGCCCAAGACATAGCTGAAGACCAGCGGGGCAACGATCGTCGCATCAGACTGGATCATAAACTTGGGGGTCTCCGGGGCGAGCTTGGCCCAGGTGATTTTTTCGTTGGGCACCGCCCCGCTGTACCCGCCGTAGCTGGTCACCGCGTCGCAGACCTGGGCGAAGTAGCCCCAGAGCGGCGTGTCGGCCAGCTTGAGGTCCTGGATCATCAGCGGCACCGCACAGATCGGGAAGTCGCCCGCGATGCCCCCGCCGACCTGGAAGAAGCCCACGCTCGGGGCGTCGCTTCCGGCGTTGTTGTTGGCCGAGTACCACTCGATCAGCGCGGCCATCGCCTCGGTGCCGAGCTTGGCGACCTGGTGCGAGAACTCGCCGCGGATCGCCCCGGCGGTGAACACGTTGCCGATGGTCGAATCCTCCCAGCCCGGGGTATAGATCGGCAGGTTCTTCTCCGCCGCAGCCAGCATCCACGAGTCCTCCGCGGGCATCTGGAAGTGGTCGGCGAAGTCGGGCTGAGCAAAGACATCCCGGTAGTACTCGTAGGGGAACTTACGCGTGCCATCCAGCTCTGCCTGCTTCCAGATATCCAGCAGCCGGTTCTCGAAGTGACGCATCACTGTCTCAGGGATGCAGGTGTCGGTCACGCGGTTCATCCCGCGGTCCAAGAGGTCCTGCTCGTCCTGAGCACTGAGCGCCCGCCAGTTGGGGCACCACTCGTACTCTTTGCCCGCCAGCAACAGGAAGATGTCTTCCTCGAGGTTCGCGCCCGTGCAGGTGATCGCGTGGACTTTTTCTTCACGGATCATCCGGGCCAGGATCCGCCCGATGCCCGCGGTGCTCATCGCGCCCGACAGCGTGATCATCATCTTCCCACCCGCCGCGAGGTGGTCCTCGTAGCCCTTAGCCGCGGCGAGGGTTTCACGGCTGTTGAAGTTGGTGTAGTGGCGCTCCATGAAGGCGCGGATCTGGCCGGATTCGATTTCGAATTTCGGATTTCGGATTTCGGATGTAGTGGCCGTGGTCATATGTCTGCTCGTATAAAAGTTCATAGAGGACTTCGGGTTTTGCTTTCCGAAATCCGAAATCAAAAATCCGAAATCATTTCAGCCCCATCACGTCCTTCATGTCGTAACGCCCGGGCTGCTGCCCGGCGAGCCACTTTGCGGCGCGCAGCGCGCCCGAGGCGTAGCTGTCGCGGCTGGTGCTGACGTGCTTGAGCTCGAGGCGTTCGCCCGGCGCGGCGAGGAAGAGCGTGTGTTGCCCGGCGTCGTCGCCGATGCGCAGGGTCTGGACGGTGATGTCCTTGGGCTGGCGGGGGTCGTCGCCGTGGCGGGTGAGCTTGACGTGCTCGTCGAAGTCCCGCCCCGCCGCGTCGGCCACCACGCGGGCCAGCGTGAGCGCGGTGCCCGAGGGCGCGTCCTGCTTGTAGCGGTGGTGGGCCTCGAGGATTTCGAGGTCGTAGTCGTCGCCCAGCAGCTTGACCGCCTGGGCCGAGAGGTGGTTGAGCACGTTGACGACCTGGCTGAAGTTGGTGGCCTGGAGAACCGGGATAATCTGGGCAGCGGCGTCGAGGTCGGCCTGGTCGGCGTCGGTCAGGCCGGTGGTGCCCACGACGATGGGCGTCTGGGTCTCCACACAGCGGGCCAGCGCGGCCCGGAAGCCGTCGGGCAGGGTGAAATCGATCAGCACGTCGCACTGGCCGGCGTCGAGGGCGGCGAGCTGCGGGCCGTCGGGGTTGGCGGCGTCGATGGCGGTGGTGACGGTGAGGTCGGCGTCGGCGTCGGCGAGGGCGATGAGGCGTTGGCCCATGCGGCCGGCCGAGCCGTGGATGGCGAGGGTGGTCATGGTGTCTGCTTTCGTGCGGGGGCGTTCAACAACGGTTGACTGCCGAGTCGAGCGGCTTAGATTACAATATGTAGACGATCTTTTGCGGCATCTAGGCCGTATGATCCAGAGATGGGGCCGTGGGCGGACCCGCCATCGGGGCGTTGGGCGCAGGATTCCGGGCATTTCGCGGTCCACCTTTTTTATTCTCTAACTTGCAGGTGCTCGATTGGCCTTCTTCGGTAAGAAAAAAAGTAGCGGCGACAGCGCCGCCCCCGCGGCGGACGGTGCCGGTGATGGTATGGACAGCGGCAGCGGCGGCTCGGTCGCCGGCGCCGCGGCGAGTGGCCCCAGCTTCCCGCGCGACCCGCGCAAGGCCCGCAAGTTCTTCGACCACGCCGAGACCGTCTCGGAAGCCAAGAACTACGACTACGCCGTCGAGATGTACATCAACGGCCTGCGTCACGACCCCGACAACATGAGCCGCCACGAGGAGCTCCTCGAAGTCGCCAAGCGGCGCAAACTCGCCGGCGGCAAGAAGGCGGGCTTCAAAGACAAGAACCTCAAATCGCTCGGCCCCGACGCCGTGGCCAAGATGCTCGACGCCGAACGCGTCTGGGCGATGAACTTCCTCGAAAACGCGCTGATGCGCGAGTTCATGCGGCGGGCCGTCGACGCCAACGACGCCGAGCCCGATCTCAACCTCGGCGAGGTCGCCTACTGGATCGGCTGCATGGCCTTGGACTTCGCCAACCCCAAGGGCAAGAGCAAAGACTACATCCAGCTCCGCGACCTGTTCTCCCGCATCGGCAGCTTCGACAAGGCCATCATCGCCAACAAGAAGGCCTATCAGCTCGATCCCAAGAACGATAACCTCCTGGCCGAGCTCAAAGACCTCGAAGCCCAGAACTACGCCAACAAAAACACCAGCACCGAGGAAGGCGGCTTCCGCGACAACCTCAAGGACGACGAGGCCGCCCTCGAAGCCCAGCAGGGCAACACCCGGGCCGTGTCCGTCGTCGATCAGAACATCGAAAAACGACGCGACGAATACGAGGAAGACCCCGAGGACATCGATCGCCTGACCAAGCTCGTCGATGCGCTTCTGAAGAAGGAAGAGTACGAGGAAGAAGAAGAGGCGATGAAGCTGCTGGGCAAGGCCCACGAGCAGACCGGCCAATACCGCCACAAGGTCCGCATCGGCGACATCAAGATGAAGCAGTACAACCGGGACCTGCGCGACATCAAGAAAAACCTCGAGGTCGCGCCCGGCGACGACTACTTCACCGGCCGTCTCGAAGAAACCACCCAGGAAAAGCTCCAGTTCGAGCTGGGCGAGTACCAGGAACGCGTCAAGAATTACCCCACCGACCTCAAGCTCAAGTACGAGCTGGGCCGGCGCATGTACCAGGCCGAGCTCATCGACGAAGCCATTGGCCTGCTCCAGGACGCCAAACGCGAACCCAAGTCCAAAGGCAACGCCTACCTCATCCTCGGCCGGTGCTTCATGCAGAAGGAATGGGTCGACGAAGCCATCAGCACCCTCGCCGAAGCCATCGAAGGCCACGGCGTGCCGGACGACGCGCTGGGCAAAGAGCTGCGCTACGACAAGATGGTCGCGCTGATGAAAAACGCCGAGAACGCCAAGAACCTCGACCACGCCGAAGAAGCGAACCAACTCGCTTCGGAACTGCTGCAGGCCGACATCAAGTACAAAGACATCATGGACAAGAAGAAGGCCGCGACGGAGTTGCTGAACACGCTGCGAAACGGTTGACCGCCTGAAACATCCAGCGTCGGCTGAACTGAATCAATGCTGCCAATCTCTGACACAACTTTGATTCGAGTTGTTCTCGGAGGCTTTCTGTTCGTCAACCTTGCAATCACGTTCATCATCCACCTCCGCCCCGATCTGCTTGAAAAGGCTGGAGGCGCTTTTGCGAAGAAGCTTTTGGGTGACGAAGCAGAGGTTAAGGAATCTTCAATCAATTACGGCTTCACCTGGTTCCTCAATTTCATCCTGATTGGTTTGCTCATCGCATTCGAGTGGAAACTCAAACACCTGCTTCCACGCAGCTGAATACAGCACAAGAAATCCAACAACGAAACACATGCCCAAAGCCCTCGCCCTCATTCCCGCCCGCATCGGCTCGACCCGGTTTCCGGGTAAGCCGTTGGCTGCCGAGACGGGTAAACCGTTGATCCAGCACGTCGTCGAACAGGTCGGCGGGTGCGAGACGATCGACCGTGTCGTGGTGGCGACCGACGACCAGGGCATCTTCGACGCGGTGGTCGGCTTTGGCGGCGAGGCGGTGATGACCTCGCCCGAGCACCCCAACGGCACATCGCGTCTCGCCGAGGCGGCTGAGAAACTCGGCACCGACCACGAACTCATCGTCAACGTCCAGGGCGACGAGCCCGAAGTCCCCCCCGCCACGGTGGACGCGCTGGTGCGTGGTTTGGCGGAAGACCAGGACGCCGACATGGCCACGCTCGCCTCGCCGTTCGGCGACGACGAGGATCCGACGAATCCGAACGTGGTGAAGCTCGTGCTCGATCGGCTCGGCCGGGCGATGTACTTCTCGCGTTCCCCCATCCCCCACGACCGCGACGCGGAGATGCTCGGCACCAAGCCGCACGTCACGATGTACAAACACCCGGGGCTGTACGCCTACCGCCGGGCGTTCCTGGCCAAGTACCCCACGCTCGAGCCGACCCCGCTAGAGGAGGCCGAAAAGCTCGAACAGCTCCGCGTGCTGGAGCACGGGTTCTCGATCACCATCATCCACGCCGACGCCCCCCACCCCGGCATCGACACCCCCGAGCAGTACGCCGCGTTTGTCGAACGGTTTCGCCAAACGCAAAACAGCTGACCCCAGCCCCGCGATCGCTGAATCCGCCGCCCTATCATTTCGCATGAGACGGCGCGATACCCCCCATCACACGGCCAACAAGCACCACCCGCCGCTGCTGAGCGTGCTCACGTGGCTGCTCGCGGCGGGGTGCGCTGCCCCGTCGGAGGAGCGTTACGCCTCCGCCGAGGTCTCACATGAAGATCAACGGCAACGGGACCTGATCCGGCCGCCAATGGTCGGCGACGACCGGTACGTCTGGGTGGAAGCACAGCGGGAGTACGACGTCTCGCCCGAGGTGTTTTGGGAGCGGTTCTTCGACACGCCGCTCGCGGACATCCTCCGGCCCTCGCCGACGTTCCCGGGCGTCGAACGCACGGTGCTGCTGGTCGGAAACGACTGGGACCACCCCGGGGCACGGCGGCGGCTCGAGTTTTTGGACGGCCACTCGGCGGTGGAAGAACTCCTCACGTTCGACCCGCCCCGCGCCTTCAGCACCCAGTTCTGGGCCCTCACCAGCGACGACCGCCGAGGGGTGGCGCACGGGGTGAGTCGATGGACGGTGACGCCGTTGGACGGGGGCGAGCGGTCGCGGGTGCGTTGGCGTTACGGGCTGCTGCCGCACAACCCGGTGGTGGGTTTGATCGTGCGGCGCAAGGCCGAGCAAGAGGTCCGCCCGGACCAACTCGAAGCGAGTCTTCGACGACTTGAAAGCCTCGTAACCCCACTCACAGGCTCTGAAGAATGACCACGCAACGACGCGTTTGCCCGGACCATCATCGCGCGGTACGGTAGGACATGCCCCCCACACAAGACCTCCTGCAAGAAGCCGGCCACAGCACCCACGAATCCGAGTTCTTTAACCCGGTGCCCAAGGGCTACCAACCCGGCAAACACAAATACGTCGTCGTCTTTGGCACCGTCCTCTCGGGACTGGGCAAAGGCATCTTCTCGTCCTCGCTGGCCAAGCTCCTGAAAGACAAGGGCCTGACCATCGCCCCGATCAAGATGGAGGGCTACCTCAACATCGACTCGGGCACGCTCAGCCCCTACCGCCACGGCGAGGTGTTCGTCCTCGACGACGGGCTCGAGACCGACATGGACCTGGGCACCTACGAACGCCTGCTCGACCAGAACCTGACCCGCGACAACTACACCACGTCCGGCCAGATCTTCAAGCGTGTGCTGGAAAAAGAACGCCACGGCGGCTACCTCGGCCGCGACGTGCAGATGATCCCGCACGTCACCGGCGAAGTGAAGTACATGCTCCGCGAACTCGCGATGAAGCAGGACGCGGACGTCGTCTTCATCGAAGTCGGCGGCACCGTGGGCGACCACGAAAACGCGTTCTACATCGAGGCCCTGCGTCAGCTCGCCTTCGAAGAGGGCGAAGGCAGCGTGTGCTACGTCGCGCTCACTTATGTCATCGAGCCCCCCGCCCTCGGCGAGCAGAAGACCAAAGCGGCCCAGCTCGGCCTGAAGAAGCTGCTCGAAGCGGGGGTCCAGCCCAACATCATCGCAGCCCGGGCGAAGAACCCCGTCGAACAGGGCGCGAAGGAAAAGGTCGCGATGTTCTCGAACGTGCCGATGAACCGCGTGTTCTCGATGCACGACCGCGACTCGGTCTACACCATCACCGAATCGCTGCGTAGCGAGGGCATGGACCGCGAAG
Protein-coding regions in this window:
- a CDS encoding deoxyhypusine synthase family protein; amino-acid sequence: MTTATTSEIRNPKFEIESGQIRAFMERHYTNFNSRETLAAAKGYEDHLAAGGKMMITLSGAMSTAGIGRILARMIREEKVHAITCTGANLEEDIFLLLAGKEYEWCPNWRALSAQDEQDLLDRGMNRVTDTCIPETVMRHFENRLLDIWKQAELDGTRKFPYEYYRDVFAQPDFADHFQMPAEDSWMLAAAEKNLPIYTPGWEDSTIGNVFTAGAIRGEFSHQVAKLGTEAMAALIEWYSANNNAGSDAPSVGFFQVGGGIAGDFPICAVPLMIQDLKLADTPLWGYFAQVCDAVTSYGGYSGAVPNEKITWAKLAPETPKFMIQSDATIVAPLVFSYVLGD
- the dapB gene encoding 4-hydroxy-tetrahydrodipicolinate reductase encodes the protein MTTLAIHGSAGRMGQRLIALADADADLTVTTAIDAANPDGPQLAALDAGQCDVLIDFTLPDGFRAALARCVETQTPIVVGTTGLTDADQADLDAAAQIIPVLQATNFSQVVNVLNHLSAQAVKLLGDDYDLEILEAHHRYKQDAPSGTALTLARVVADAAGRDFDEHVKLTRHGDDPRQPKDITVQTLRIGDDAGQHTLFLAAPGERLELKHVSTSRDSYASGALRAAKWLAGQQPGRYDMKDVMGLK
- the kdsB gene encoding 3-deoxy-manno-octulosonate cytidylyltransferase; its protein translation is MPKALALIPARIGSTRFPGKPLAAETGKPLIQHVVEQVGGCETIDRVVVATDDQGIFDAVVGFGGEAVMTSPEHPNGTSRLAEAAEKLGTDHELIVNVQGDEPEVPPATVDALVRGLAEDQDADMATLASPFGDDEDPTNPNVVKLVLDRLGRAMYFSRSPIPHDRDAEMLGTKPHVTMYKHPGLYAYRRAFLAKYPTLEPTPLEEAEKLEQLRVLEHGFSITIIHADAPHPGIDTPEQYAAFVERFRQTQNS
- a CDS encoding SRPBCC family protein — encoded protein: MRRRDTPHHTANKHHPPLLSVLTWLLAAGCAAPSEERYASAEVSHEDQRQRDLIRPPMVGDDRYVWVEAQREYDVSPEVFWERFFDTPLADILRPSPTFPGVERTVLLVGNDWDHPGARRRLEFLDGHSAVEELLTFDPPRAFSTQFWALTSDDRRGVAHGVSRWTVTPLDGGERSRVRWRYGLLPHNPVVGLIVRRKAEQEVRPDQLEASLRRLESLVTPLTGSEE